GGACGATCGACGAACTGCTCGGCCCGGAGCTGTACGACCGCGAGGATCTCGAGGCCGAGGGCGTGCTGACGAACATCGAGTGTACGGCGACCGATCGGGCCGGTCGGGAACACACGCTGTTAGTCAACGTCCGTGAGGTCTCGATTCAGGACGGGACGATCCTCTACAGCTGTCGGGACGTGACGAAACGCAAGCGCCGCGAGGAGGCGTTGACGGCGCTCCACCGTACGGCACGGGAACTCCTCTACGCCGAGAGCGAGCGCGAGATCGCCGACATCGTCGTCGGCGACGCGACCGACGTCCTCGACCTCGAGGCCAGCGGCGCGTACTTGTTCGATAGGGACGAGAACGTCCTCGAGCCGGTCGCCTCGTCTCCAGGTCTGAATCGACTCAACGGCCCGCTCGCGCCGCGACGAGCGAATGCCGACAGCATCTCGGGACGAGTCTTCGTCGAGGGCGACGCCGAGTTCTTCGCGGACGTCGCCGATTCGGCGGCGCTGGCGAACCCGGCGACCGACATCAGGAGCGCGGGCGTCGTCCCGCTGGGCGATCACGGTGTCTTCCTCGTCGGCTCATCCGAGATCGACGCCTTCGACGACGTCACACGCGAACTGACCGACCTGCTCGCGGCGACGGCCGAAGCGGCCCTCGATCGCGTCGCGCGGGAGCGAACCCTCCGCGAACGCGACCGGGAACTCCAGCGACAGAACCGCAAACTCACCAGGCTCGACCGGGTGAACGAGATTATCCGTGAGATAGACGTGGCGCTGGTTCGGGCCGAGACCCGCGAGGAGATCGAGGCGGCCGTCTGCGAGCGACTCACCTCGGCCGATCGCTTCTCGTTCGCCTGGATCGGCACCACTGACGTCGCGGACGAGCGACTCGAGGCGAACACCCACGGTGGCACGGGCCGCGGACGGGACTACCTCGACAGCGTCTCGCTCTCGCTGGCGGACGCAACCGAGCCCGCGGCCCGGACGGCGGCCACCCGCGAGGTGACGGTGGTCTCGAACGTCGTCGACCGGCTTCGTGACGAGCCGTGGCGCTCCGAAGCGCTGTCGCGGGAGTACCAGTCCGTCGCCGGCGTCCCGCTGGCGTACGACGAGTTTATTTACGGCGTGTTGACCGTCTACGCCGACCAACCCGACGCGTTCGACGAGGTGACGCGCACGGTACTCGCGGAACTCGGCGAGACGATCGCCTCCGCTATCGCCGCCGTCGAACGGAAACAGGCGCTGTTGACCGACTCTCGGACCCGTCTCGAGTTCGATGTCCGCGACGAGAGCTTCGTCTTTTCTCGACTCGCCCGTCGGGCCGACTGCACGCTCTCGTTCGACGGTGGCGTTCGGCTACACGAGGACGGCGCGTCGGTGTTTACGACCGTCGAGGGCGGCTCCCCGCAGGCCGTCGTGGACGCAGCCGCCGATCTCGTCGCCGTCGAAGGCGTACAGGTTATCGATGGCGGTGATGTCGACGCTGGCGATCACCGTGACAGCGACCACGAGGGCGACGGCGGCGACGACACCCATCGCAACGGTGCTGCAGAGATCGCGAGCGGAACGGTGCTCATCGAACTCTCGCCGCCGTTTCTGGCGCTGCAACTTGCGGATCACGGCGTCGTGTTGCGCAGCGTCGAGGCGACACCAACGGAGACCCGCGTCGTCGTCGACGTGCCGCGGACAGTCGACCCGGGCGGCAGCGTGGATGTCGTCTCGAGCGCATTCGCAGACGTCGACTTGCACGCCAAACGGAGCGTCGACCGGACGACGACACGCGATCTCCGGACGGAACTCCTCGAGCGCCTCACGGAGCGACAGCTCGAGGTCGTCCAACTGGCGTACTACGGCGGCTACTTCACCTCGCCCCGGGAGCGCTCGGGTGAGGACGTTGCCGATACGCTGGGTATCTCGCCGGCCGCGTTCTACCGTCATATCCGGACCGTTCAGCGCAAACTCTTCACGATCCTGTTCGACGAGATCGGTCTTCCGGCAAATACTGTGGCAGTGGTTGAATAGTGAACCCTACAATTTCGCCGACGCTAGTTATCTGACGAATATGCCTTTCCTAATATCCCTATTATTCCTAAGTACAATATCCGCCTCTCCCATGAAAGACGTCCAGTTCAACCCCGACGATGTATCGAGCTACGAGTGTTTCGATTGCGGAACCGTCGTCCGCGCGACGACGGCCGCCTGCTGTCCCGACTGCGGCGCCGATATGCGCAATCGTCGAACACCGATCGAGTAATCCAGTTTTGATCTCATGGCATCACACCAACAGTCCGC
Above is a window of Natronorubrum tibetense GA33 DNA encoding:
- a CDS encoding rubrerythrin-like domain-containing protein, translated to MKDVQFNPDDVSSYECFDCGTVVRATTAACCPDCGADMRNRRTPIE
- a CDS encoding bacterio-opsin activator domain-containing protein; the protein is MAPEGTADDARVLAVGFDAEHAGTATGWWTDRTETTTESIGDIETVSSIAAALEALEERPVDCVLTAQTLSDGNGIDLVERIRERDPDLPIVYAARDGDELLAAEAVAAGATEYVPSEWSGTALTAALERAIERGTDRRNCRARARQFGAVFDDPGTYAWVLDPDGSVRRANEPALEAIDVPEADVRGRPFPELVWWQRVEAGPTRLRSAVERAANGTVVHREVEIHVGDVNGLSDESAGNDDGSEPQPRTLEVTVRPVRDDSDTVVSLLAQASDVTERAELEQELRESEELHRVTLNNMTDTILITNDAGEFTYVCPNVHFIFGYDDDAIHEMGTIDELLGPELYDREDLEAEGVLTNIECTATDRAGREHTLLVNVREVSIQDGTILYSCRDVTKRKRREEALTALHRTARELLYAESEREIADIVVGDATDVLDLEASGAYLFDRDENVLEPVASSPGLNRLNGPLAPRRANADSISGRVFVEGDAEFFADVADSAALANPATDIRSAGVVPLGDHGVFLVGSSEIDAFDDVTRELTDLLAATAEAALDRVARERTLRERDRELQRQNRKLTRLDRVNEIIREIDVALVRAETREEIEAAVCERLTSADRFSFAWIGTTDVADERLEANTHGGTGRGRDYLDSVSLSLADATEPAARTAATREVTVVSNVVDRLRDEPWRSEALSREYQSVAGVPLAYDEFIYGVLTVYADQPDAFDEVTRTVLAELGETIASAIAAVERKQALLTDSRTRLEFDVRDESFVFSRLARRADCTLSFDGGVRLHEDGASVFTTVEGGSPQAVVDAAADLVAVEGVQVIDGGDVDAGDHRDSDHEGDGGDDTHRNGAAEIASGTVLIELSPPFLALQLADHGVVLRSVEATPTETRVVVDVPRTVDPGGSVDVVSSAFADVDLHAKRSVDRTTTRDLRTELLERLTERQLEVVQLAYYGGYFTSPRERSGEDVADTLGISPAAFYRHIRTVQRKLFTILFDEIGLPANTVAVVE